The DNA region CATGGACGAAGTGATGGCTGGCCTGTCCCCGACGGAAATAGACGAGATGGTCCGCCTAGTGAAGAGGCTGGCTGAGGAGAGGGGTATCGCCGCGATTTCCCTGGTAGAGCACCGCATGAGGGCTGTGGCACAGTTGGCCCACAGAGTCGTGGTCATGCACCAGGGGCATGTAATAGCTGAGGGCCCTCCCGAAAAGGCGCTAAACGACCCTAGAGTAATAGAAGTCTACCTGGGAAAGTCATGGCGCTGAGAGTTTCAAACTTGGTGTCGGGATACGGCAGGTTGCAGGTACTGTTCGGTGTATCATTCGAAGCGCCCAGCGGCTCGGTTGTGTCGATTCTTGGCCCTAATGGCGCTGGCAAAACCACGACGTTGCTAACAGTAATGGGGGTTGTGAAGCCGTGGGACGGCGTCGTTGAGCTCGAAGGCGTAGACGTGACGCGGCTCCCACCGCACAGAAAAGTAGAGCTCGGAATATCCCTCGTCCCAGAGGGTAGGAGGCTTTTCCCAGAAATGACCGTGGAAGAGAACCTCCTGATGGGCGCCTACACGAAGAGGGCAAGGGATAAGATCCACGACAGCCTTGAGTTGGTGTATTCGCTATTCCCGCGGCTGAAGGAGAGAAGAAAGCAGAAGGCTGGCACCATGAGCGGCGGGGAGCAACAAATGCTGGCGGTGGCTAGGGCCCTCATGGCTAGGCCCAAGGTGTTGCTAATAGACGAGCCCAGCGCCGGTCTGGCCCCCAAAGTCGTGGCAGACCTATTCCAGACAATAAGCCAACTAAAAAAAGATATGTCAGTCCTACTAGTCGAGCAAAACGTCGCCGCGGCGCTTGAGATAAGCGACTACGCATACGTGTTAGAAAACGGGAGAATAATCCTCCACGGACCCGCCGGCGAGTTGATAGAAAACGAGCACGTAAAAAAGGCGTACCTGGGAGTATAACGCCAAACAAGCGGCGCCCAGCTAAAAGCCTAATATTTCCAGAGACGGCGACGCCGAGACGCGTGACTTATGAAAAAAAGTTAATAACTTATGACATTGATCACACATGAGGAGATTGCTCGACATCGCCGAGGAGGAGATATCTAGAAAAATCAGCCACGGCGCCAAAGTCGCAATTGAAGCGTTGGACGAGGCTCTTAAAGAAGAGCCCGATGTCGAGAAGATTAGGAAAATGGCATCTACGATACACGACATCCACCACGAGATATCTGACTTGGTAATGGAGGCGGTTGCGCGGTACGGGCCTGTTGCCAGCGACTTGCGTTTTTTGAAAAGCGCGCTTTTTATCTCATACGACATCTACAGAGTGGCGCGTTACGCCCTCGACGTCGCCACTGTAGTGAGGAAAATAGGCTCCGGATGTTGGTCCAAGAGAGTTGCCGAGGTCGGAGAGGTGGTGAAGCAGATGGTCGCTAGGGCGGTGGACATGTTCCTCAGACGAGACGCATCCGGCATAAGAGAAGTGGAGAAAATGGATGACGAAATAGTAGACAAGGCATACGAAGAGGCGCTACTCGACGTGCTGAGAGGAGCCGACCGGTGCAAAGTAGCGGAAACCGTCGTGCTGAGACTTCTAGAAAGGGCGTCGGACCACGCAGTGTATATAGCCAACCACGCCTGGTACCTGGTGACAGGAGAAGTAAAGCGAAGCTAGCTACTTAACTCTCTTGTCAAGAAACTTCTCCACGATCTCCGGCGTAGTCCTTTCCAGCGTTGCCTTAAGCAACTTAGCCGCGTTTACAGCGTCCTCCACGTCGAGCACCTCTACCGGGGAGTGGATATACCGCGTAGGCACCGAGATAACAGCGGCGGGGACGCCCTCCCTCCTAAAGGCTATGGCCATGGCGTCGGTGGTACCGCCGTAAAGAACCTCCATCTGGTAGGGAATACCGAGCTCCCTCGCCAACTTCACGATGTGATCCCTCAGACCTGGGTGGGCTATGAATAGGCCGCCCCTACCGCCGTCCAGCACCTTTATGGCCGGGCCCTTGCCCAGCTTAGTTACGTGGAGCCTCTCCCCCACGCCCGGCACGTCGGCGGCAATTGTGGTGTCCAAGGCAAGAGCGTAGTGGGGATTAATTCGCTCTGCAGCGACGCTTGCCCCGCGGAGTCCAACCTCCTCCTGGACGGTCGCCACGGCGTAGAGGGTGACAGGTAGTTTTTCCAGCATCCTCAAGGCGTAGAGCATCACGGCTACTCCCACCCTGTCGTCAAACGCCTTCCCGGTAACCACCTTTCCGTTCAACACGGCGAATTCCCTATCCAGCACAACCACAGATCCGACGGTGACGCCTAGCTTCTCCGCCTCCTCTCTGCTATACACGCCGATGTCTATATACAAGTCCTTAATCTCAGGCGCCTCGCGCTCCCTCCCGCTCGGCGTTACATGCGGCGGCAGAGACCCCACAACCCCTCTTATCCACCGGCCATCTGAAGTCCTCACCCAGACCCGCTGGCTGACGAGAGTAACCTCATTCCACCCTCCAATTGGTCTGAATCTCAGGTAGCCCTCCTTCTCTATGTGGTCCACGACGAGTCCGATCTCGTCGATGTGCGCCGCCACCATGGCCCTGTAGTCTGAGGAACCCCTCTTCACCCCGATGACGTTGCCCCACTTATCCACAACTACCTCGTCCACATAAGGCTCCATTTCCCTTATTACAACCTCTCTAACCTCGTCCTCAAAGCCCGACGGCCCCCTCGCCTCCGAGAGCTTTTTCAAAAGCTGTACGAAGTCCTCCATGTAAGGACTCGGGCAGAAGGGTTTTTTAAAAGTTATTAAAAAAGCCGGGGTTAAGTGGTTGTCCCGGGGCCTATCTCCCTTTGAACTGCGGCTTTTTCTTCTGCAAAAACGACGACACGCCTTCTATTACATCCTCTGTGCTGAACAGTAGGCCGAACTGCGTCGCCTCTAGCATCATCCCTACCCATTGAGGCGCCTCCAGGCCGAAGTTTATGGCATATTTCGCCATGGCGAGAGCCAGCGGCGGCTTCTCGGCGAGCTTAGCCGCGAACGCCCTCAGCTCCTGTTCAAGCTTGTCAGGCGACACCA from Pyrobaculum arsenaticum DSM 13514 includes:
- a CDS encoding ABC transporter ATP-binding protein → MALRVSNLVSGYGRLQVLFGVSFEAPSGSVVSILGPNGAGKTTTLLTVMGVVKPWDGVVELEGVDVTRLPPHRKVELGISLVPEGRRLFPEMTVEENLLMGAYTKRARDKIHDSLELVYSLFPRLKERRKQKAGTMSGGEQQMLAVARALMARPKVLLIDEPSAGLAPKVVADLFQTISQLKKDMSVLLVEQNVAAALEISDYAYVLENGRIILHGPAGELIENEHVKKAYLGV
- a CDS encoding phosphate signaling complex PhoU family protein, whose translation is MRRLLDIAEEEISRKISHGAKVAIEALDEALKEEPDVEKIRKMASTIHDIHHEISDLVMEAVARYGPVASDLRFLKSALFISYDIYRVARYALDVATVVRKIGSGCWSKRVAEVGEVVKQMVARAVDMFLRRDASGIREVEKMDDEIVDKAYEEALLDVLRGADRCKVAETVVLRLLERASDHAVYIANHAWYLVTGEVKRS
- a CDS encoding M42 family metallopeptidase codes for the protein MEDFVQLLKKLSEARGPSGFEDEVREVVIREMEPYVDEVVVDKWGNVIGVKRGSSDYRAMVAAHIDEIGLVVDHIEKEGYLRFRPIGGWNEVTLVSQRVWVRTSDGRWIRGVVGSLPPHVTPSGREREAPEIKDLYIDIGVYSREEAEKLGVTVGSVVVLDREFAVLNGKVVTGKAFDDRVGVAVMLYALRMLEKLPVTLYAVATVQEEVGLRGASVAAERINPHYALALDTTIAADVPGVGERLHVTKLGKGPAIKVLDGGRGGLFIAHPGLRDHIVKLARELGIPYQMEVLYGGTTDAMAIAFRREGVPAAVISVPTRYIHSPVEVLDVEDAVNAAKLLKATLERTTPEIVEKFLDKRVK